The following are encoded together in the Magnetospirillum gryphiswaldense MSR-1 v2 genome:
- a CDS encoding transporter substrate-binding protein: MVKSVSPFSRKPQLAELAKAAEEIAAGDRFVKVPHQTGTDAAARLARAVEAMRQALVEADAAIAEQEADREVQEQRHRSMESFIGKFEGTVTGVQQNLSNAAHSMRDAAGALVAQAGTVAEKSQQVQTGAATATSEAAVLAEAAGQLDQSLGELEGRASRAAQVITQAVGLVDSADATIRGLSDAAGRIGGMARTISDIAGQTRMLALNATIEAARAGEAGKGFAVVAAEVKNLVTETEKATAEIDGRAGEIRQATDQAVAAMNAIGGSMHEVNALVAAIAATMHQQSAASRAITDGVRATAAEAESMSASIEDVAEASSQTRAEADSVHAAAGALGQQSDTLGQAVGTFLDDLDHGAIRIGILHSLSGGSAVGERPLKDVLLMEVAALNARGGLLGRPVEALLYNPRSDAKRTAELADQALGHDRVQALFGAWSSTARKETLPVLGHRNGLLFYPSQYEGAEAAANVVYCGAPPNQQLLPAIQYLMSAEGGGYSRFYLIGNDTLYPRLTHKVLTDYLRGRGISGQSLRETLLPVGADDWARAVADIRAFARAGGGKALVVSTVGGDSNFHFFRQLGGAEVPVLTVSIGEAEAALLDPRLLAGHMVAWNYLMSIDTPENQAFLRQWRQHCANPKAVVNDAMEASVMALRLWAAAVEACGSTEPDKVRAALPGQKTRSLTGFDVSVDDTNNHLHKPCLLGRMQADGSIAIVWRSSGLIAPEPEQPTPAPALAAE, encoded by the coding sequence ATGGTGAAATCGGTTTCACCCTTTTCCCGTAAGCCCCAACTGGCCGAATTGGCCAAAGCCGCCGAAGAAATCGCCGCCGGCGACCGCTTCGTCAAAGTCCCCCATCAAACCGGCACTGATGCCGCCGCCCGGCTGGCCCGCGCCGTCGAGGCCATGCGCCAAGCGCTGGTCGAGGCCGATGCCGCCATCGCCGAACAGGAAGCCGACCGCGAGGTGCAGGAACAACGCCACCGCTCCATGGAAAGCTTCATCGGCAAGTTCGAAGGCACGGTCACCGGCGTGCAGCAAAACCTGTCCAATGCCGCCCACAGCATGCGCGACGCCGCCGGCGCCCTGGTCGCCCAGGCCGGCACCGTGGCTGAAAAAAGCCAGCAGGTGCAAACCGGTGCCGCCACCGCCACCAGCGAAGCCGCCGTGCTGGCCGAGGCCGCTGGCCAGTTGGACCAGTCCTTGGGCGAGTTGGAAGGCCGGGCCAGCCGCGCCGCCCAGGTCATCACCCAGGCGGTGGGACTGGTGGATAGCGCCGATGCCACCATTCGCGGCCTGTCCGACGCCGCCGGGCGCATCGGCGGCATGGCTCGCACCATTTCCGACATCGCCGGCCAGACCCGCATGCTGGCGCTCAACGCCACCATCGAGGCGGCAAGAGCGGGTGAGGCCGGCAAGGGCTTTGCCGTGGTCGCCGCCGAGGTCAAGAATCTGGTGACCGAAACCGAGAAAGCCACCGCCGAAATCGACGGGCGCGCCGGCGAGATCCGTCAGGCCACCGATCAGGCGGTGGCAGCCATGAATGCCATCGGCGGCTCCATGCACGAGGTCAACGCCCTGGTCGCCGCCATCGCCGCCACCATGCACCAGCAAAGTGCCGCCAGCCGGGCCATCACCGATGGCGTCCGGGCCACCGCCGCCGAGGCCGAAAGCATGAGCGCCTCCATCGAGGATGTGGCCGAAGCCAGCAGCCAGACCCGAGCCGAAGCCGACAGCGTGCACGCCGCCGCCGGGGCGCTGGGCCAGCAATCGGACACCTTGGGCCAAGCCGTCGGCACCTTCCTGGACGACCTTGATCACGGCGCCATCCGTATCGGCATCCTGCATTCGCTGTCAGGTGGCTCGGCCGTGGGCGAACGTCCGTTGAAGGATGTGCTGCTGATGGAAGTGGCGGCGCTCAACGCCCGTGGCGGCCTGTTGGGACGCCCGGTCGAAGCCCTGCTCTACAATCCGCGATCGGATGCCAAGCGCACCGCCGAACTGGCCGATCAGGCCTTGGGCCACGACCGGGTACAGGCGCTGTTCGGCGCCTGGAGTTCCACCGCGCGCAAGGAAACCCTGCCGGTGCTGGGCCACCGCAACGGCCTGCTGTTCTATCCGTCGCAATACGAGGGGGCCGAGGCCGCTGCCAACGTCGTCTATTGCGGCGCCCCGCCCAACCAGCAATTGCTGCCGGCCATCCAATATCTGATGAGCGCCGAGGGCGGCGGATACAGTCGTTTTTACCTGATCGGCAACGACACCCTGTATCCGCGTCTGACCCACAAGGTGCTGACCGATTACCTGCGCGGACGCGGTATAAGCGGCCAGAGCCTGCGTGAAACCCTGCTGCCGGTGGGCGCCGACGACTGGGCCCGGGCAGTGGCCGATATCCGCGCCTTCGCCCGCGCCGGTGGCGGCAAGGCGCTGGTGGTCAGCACGGTGGGCGGCGACAGCAACTTCCACTTCTTCCGCCAATTGGGCGGCGCCGAGGTGCCGGTGCTCACCGTCTCCATCGGCGAGGCCGAGGCCGCCTTGCTCGATCCCCGCCTGCTGGCCGGCCACATGGTGGCGTGGAACTATCTGATGAGCATCGACACGCCGGAGAACCAGGCCTTCCTGCGCCAGTGGCGGCAACATTGCGCCAACCCCAAGGCGGTGGTCAACGACGCCATGGAGGCGTCGGTCATGGCCTTGCGCCTGTGGGCGGCGGCGGTGGAAGCCTGCGGCAGCACCGAGCCGGACAAGGTGCGCGCGGCCTTGCCCGGACAGAAGACCCGGTCGCTGACCGGTTTCGATGTCTCCGTCGATGACACCAACAACCACCTGCATAAGCCGTGCCTGCTGGGCCGCATGCAGGCCGACGGCTCCATCGCCATCGTCTGGCGCTCGAGCGGACTGATCGCGCCGGAGCCGGAGCAACCCACGCCAGCCCCGGCCCTGGCGGCCGAGTAG